Proteins encoded together in one Urocitellus parryii isolate mUroPar1 chromosome 3, mUroPar1.hap1, whole genome shotgun sequence window:
- the Rab8a gene encoding ras-related protein Rab-8A: MAKTYDYLFKLLLIGDSGVGKTCVLFRFSEDAFNSTFISTIGIDFKIRTIELDGKRIKLQIWDTAGQERFRTITTAYYRGAMGIMLVYDITNEKSFDNIRNWIRNIEEHASADVEKMILGNKCDVNDKRQVSRERGEKLALDYGIKFMETSAKANINVENAFFTLARDIKAKMDKKLEGNSPQGSSQGVKITPDQQKRSSFFRCALA; this comes from the exons ATGGCGAAGACCTACGATTACCTGTTCAAGCTGCTGCTGATCGGGGACTCGGGGGTGGGGAAGACCTGTGTCCTGTTCCGCTTCTCCGAGGACGCCTTCAACTCCACTTTCATCTCCACCATAG gaattgACTTTAAAATCAGGACCATAGAGCTTGATGGCAAGAGGATCAAACTGCAGATATG GGACACAGCCGGCCAGGAACGGTTCCGGACCATCACGACGGCCTACTACCGGGGAGCCATG GGTATCATGCTGGTCTACGACATCACCAACGAGAAGTCCTTCGACAACATCCGGAACTGGATTCGGAACATTGAGGAG CACGCCTCTGCAGATGTGGAGAAGATGATACTTGGGAACAAGTGTGATGTGAACGACAAGAGACAGGTGTCCAGGGAACGGGGAGAGAAG CTGGCCCTTGACTATGGAATCAAGTTCATGGAGACCAGCGCCAAGGCCAACATCAACGTGGAGAAC GCATTTTTCACCCTCGCCAGAGACATCAaagcaaaaatggacaaaaaattg GAAGGCAACAGCCCCCAGGGCAGCAGCCAAGGCGTCAAGATCACCCCCGACCAGCAGAAGAGGAGCAGCTTCTTCCGCTGCGCGCTGGCGTGA
- the Tpm4 gene encoding tropomyosin alpha-4 chain isoform X1, translating into MAGLNSLEAVKRKIQALQQQADEAEDRAQGLQRELDGERERREKAEGDVAALNRRIQLVEEELDRAQERLATALQKLEEAEKAADESERGMKVIENRAMKDEEKMEIQEMQLKEAKHIAEEADRKYEEVARKLVILEGELERAEERAEVSELKCGDLEEELKNVTNNLKSLEAASEKYSEKEDKYEEEIKLLSDKLKEAETRAEFAERTVAKLEKTIDDLEEKLAQAKEENVGLHQTLDQTLNELNCI; encoded by the exons ATGGCTGGCCTCAACTCCCTGGAGGCGGTGAAACGCAAGATCCAGGCCCTGCAGCAGCAGGCGGACGAGGCGGAGGACCGCGCTCAGGGCCTGCAGCGGGAGCTGGACGGCGAGCGCGAGCGGCGCGAAAAA GCCGAAGGTGATGTGGCAGCTCTCAACCGACGCATCCAGCTGGTGGAGGAGGAGCTGGACAGGGCCCAGGAACGGCTGGCCACCGCCCTGCAGAAGCTGGAGGAGGCAGAAAAGGCTGCGGATGAGAGCGAGAG GGGAATGAAGGTGATAGAAAACCGCGCCATGAAGGACGAGGAGAAGATGGAGATTCAGGAGATGCAGCTCAAAGAGGCCAAGCACATCGCCGAGGAGGCCGACCGCAAGTACGAGGAG GTGGCTCGGAAGCTGGTCATCCTGGAGGGCGAGCTGGAGAGGGCAGAGGAGCGTGCCGAGGTGTCTGAACT AAAATGTGGAGACCTGGAAGAAGAACTCAAGAATGTCACTAACAATCTGAAATCGCTCGAGGCTGCATCTGAGAAG TACTCTGAAAAGGAGgataaatatgaagaagaaattaaacttcTGTCTGACAAGCTGAAGGAG gccGAGACCCGCGCTGAATTTGCAGAGAGAACAGTGGCCAAACTGGAAAAGACGATCGACGACCTGGAAG AAAAACTTGCCCAGGCCAAAGAAGAGAACGTGGGCCTACATCAGACACTGGATCAGACACTAAATGAACTTAACTGTATATAA